The following are encoded in a window of Ruminiclostridium herbifermentans genomic DNA:
- a CDS encoding peptide ABC transporter substrate-binding protein: protein MRRSILLIIILITLLSSGCSQKIEVEQDLVAALDFGVTSLDPAYLRLLNEQYIACNLWEGLVRRNEEGSIEPGIAESWEVSKDSLKYTFHLRKNAKWSDGEPITAYQFEYAWKRALDPNKNSAVVSMMYFIKNGQAYNKNNARIDDVGVKAIDDHTLEVILENPTPYFLEILNYHTYYPVRPDIIDKYPNSWDKKPYTLISNGPFYLVDWDYNKEIKTLKNPYYWDQNNVKLNSLTFLIERRDNEDVWNRYLNKEIHYGYVFPEEVNIPYEIKANKHNVCLENYPSTFFICFNSKNKPFDNIKVRQALELALNKNRIVEKRNYGEEVATGFVPPGIPDAQSKTDFREKGGDLMRKEFNSQNIIKAKALLKEAGYSDLSDFPTVVILARESQTVKYIEDEWENNLGINVEVDACKEGLYSQKRNSREFDIIVADWIADFLDPINFLGYLANENAFKDIFPSNYYSLVETSITTTDNLLRMDLLHEAEKTLMDSYTLIPLFYKKDAYYLQPYVKGFFKSSLAEIYFRNCYIEN, encoded by the coding sequence ATGAGAAGATCAATTTTATTAATTATTATACTTATTACATTATTATCTTCTGGTTGCTCGCAAAAAATAGAAGTTGAACAAGACTTAGTAGCGGCTCTTGATTTTGGAGTTACATCCCTAGACCCCGCTTATCTAAGACTATTAAACGAGCAGTACATTGCATGTAATCTATGGGAGGGACTTGTCAGACGAAATGAAGAGGGTTCAATTGAACCAGGAATAGCTGAAAGCTGGGAAGTATCAAAAGATAGCTTGAAGTACACCTTTCACTTAAGAAAAAATGCCAAATGGAGCGATGGTGAACCCATTACAGCTTACCAATTTGAATATGCATGGAAGCGTGCTTTAGACCCAAATAAAAATTCGGCAGTTGTATCTATGATGTATTTTATAAAAAATGGGCAAGCATATAATAAAAATAATGCAAGAATTGATGATGTAGGAGTAAAAGCAATAGATGACCATACTCTTGAGGTAATACTTGAGAATCCAACTCCTTACTTTCTTGAAATACTAAATTACCATACATATTATCCAGTTAGACCTGACATAATTGATAAGTATCCTAATTCTTGGGATAAAAAGCCATATACATTAATAAGTAATGGTCCTTTTTATTTAGTAGATTGGGATTATAACAAAGAAATTAAAACACTTAAAAATCCATATTATTGGGATCAAAACAATGTAAAACTGAATTCACTTACTTTCTTAATTGAAAGAAGAGATAATGAAGATGTTTGGAATAGATATCTTAATAAGGAAATTCATTATGGGTATGTATTTCCCGAAGAAGTAAATATTCCATATGAAATTAAAGCCAATAAACATAATGTTTGTCTTGAAAATTATCCCAGTACTTTTTTTATATGTTTTAATTCTAAAAACAAGCCATTTGATAATATAAAAGTTAGACAAGCTTTAGAACTAGCATTAAATAAAAATAGAATCGTAGAGAAACGCAATTATGGTGAAGAAGTTGCTACAGGCTTTGTACCCCCTGGTATACCTGACGCACAGTCAAAGACTGACTTCAGAGAAAAAGGTGGAGACCTTATGCGTAAGGAATTCAATTCCCAAAACATAATTAAAGCTAAAGCCTTACTTAAGGAAGCTGGTTATTCCGACTTATCTGACTTTCCCACTGTCGTTATACTTGCAAGAGAATCTCAAACAGTTAAGTATATTGAAGATGAGTGGGAAAATAACTTAGGCATAAACGTTGAAGTGGATGCATGTAAAGAAGGTTTATATTCTCAAAAAAGAAACTCTAGAGAGTTTGATATTATTGTGGCCGATTGGATAGCAGATTTCTTAGATCCAATAAACTTCTTAGGCTATTTAGCAAATGAAAATGCATTTAAGGATATATTTCCATCAAACTATTATTCATTAGTAGAGACGTCAATTACTACTACTGACAATCTACTGCGTATGGATTTATTGCACGAGGCTGAAAAAACTCTGATGGATTCATATACTCTGATTCCATTATTCTATAAAAAAGATGCATATTATTTGCAGCCATATGTTAAAGGCTTTTTTAAATCTTCCTTAGCTGAAATTTACTTTAGGAATTGTTATATAGAAAATTAA
- a CDS encoding HNH endonuclease, which produces MINLKSLMTTQIIVRHAEYIVNISEIEKKLKKLSSEFTSRVTKEYLSEMCENIGVKSEEDLLEGLFIFIKKLIKEIKSLKKMVKMNQLSFNSDTDNIFIAPPHKLYERVIEIENNYGIATNVIIYDHKKKIKNSFSKLLLDAFGYNKFSQKGNDVIKYIELLTKLKSPNSSFYKVYNKSILINKICNEIRRYNKISDELKFVNEELICEIQKVNKKLKADIINDVVEIIQNSYEQCKCTFNNAFLTTDTYSEFNKGKKNSKWNAYTLVMSLGIKSCPYCNRQYITPVYREEGCGVRADLDHFYPKSRYPYLSMSLYNLIPCCKFCNSIKGDKEFNYKSYLHPYEHGFEDYLKFRYKPIKYLFTGSSKDEFKIVLESSEEIDEKKELVKKAENNMEFFMIEPLYYYHKDEVMDLIKKRLIYNKAYCDELKHRLEETTGKPITEKQLIEFIVSNIIDEDKLYERTLSKLYKDIVDQLGFFKEDDDFKMTENECGALKKLLINLNSSVDLI; this is translated from the coding sequence ATGATTAATTTGAAGTCGCTTATGACTACGCAAATAATAGTACGGCATGCAGAATATATAGTGAATATAAGCGAAATTGAGAAAAAACTCAAAAAATTGAGTTCGGAATTTACATCTAGGGTGACAAAAGAATATTTATCTGAGATGTGCGAAAACATTGGTGTAAAAAGTGAAGAAGACCTTCTTGAAGGCTTATTTATATTTATAAAAAAGTTGATAAAAGAAATAAAATCACTAAAAAAAATGGTAAAAATGAATCAGTTGTCATTCAACTCGGATACAGACAATATATTTATAGCACCTCCTCATAAATTGTATGAACGAGTAATAGAAATAGAAAACAATTACGGAATAGCAACAAATGTAATTATATATGACCATAAAAAGAAAATAAAAAACAGTTTTTCAAAACTTCTTCTGGATGCTTTCGGGTATAACAAGTTTTCACAAAAAGGTAATGATGTCATTAAATATATAGAGTTGCTAACAAAGTTAAAATCGCCAAATTCATCATTTTATAAAGTGTATAATAAAAGCATATTAATAAATAAAATATGTAATGAAATTAGACGCTATAACAAAATATCCGATGAACTAAAATTTGTGAATGAAGAACTTATTTGCGAAATTCAAAAAGTTAATAAAAAGTTGAAAGCCGATATTATTAATGACGTCGTAGAGATTATACAAAATAGCTATGAACAATGTAAATGTACATTCAATAATGCTTTCTTAACAACAGATACCTACTCAGAATTCAATAAAGGTAAGAAAAATTCAAAATGGAATGCATATACTCTAGTAATGTCCCTAGGGATAAAGAGTTGTCCATATTGTAACAGACAATACATAACACCTGTTTATCGTGAAGAAGGGTGCGGTGTCAGAGCTGATTTGGATCATTTTTATCCTAAATCTAGATATCCTTATTTATCAATGTCGCTATACAATTTAATTCCTTGTTGTAAATTTTGTAATTCAATAAAAGGTGATAAAGAATTTAATTATAAGTCATACCTTCATCCATATGAACATGGATTTGAAGACTATTTGAAATTTAGGTACAAGCCTATAAAATATCTATTCACAGGAAGTAGTAAAGATGAGTTTAAGATTGTTTTAGAATCCTCAGAAGAGATTGATGAGAAAAAGGAACTTGTTAAAAAAGCTGAAAACAATATGGAATTTTTTATGATTGAACCGTTATACTATTATCATAAAGATGAAGTAATGGATTTAATAAAAAAGAGATTGATTTATAATAAGGCTTACTGTGATGAATTGAAGCATAGGCTAGAAGAAACTACTGGAAAACCAATCACAGAAAAACAGCTAATTGAATTTATTGTCTCAAATATTATAGATGAAGATAAATTGTATGAAAGAACGCTAAGTAAACTATATAAAGATATAGTCGATCAGTTAGGATTTTTTAAAGAAGATGATGATTTTAAAATGACTGAAAATGAATGTGGAGCATTAAAGAAACTATTGATTAACTTAAACTCAAGTGTTGATTTAATATAA
- a CDS encoding aminotransferase class I/II-fold pyridoxal phosphate-dependent enzyme encodes MNPYNTPIYNYLREYAKKNINIFHMPGHKLSRGIPQELAQEVLKLDVTEIEGTDNLHYPEGIIKEAEELAAKAFGADKTFFLVNGSTCGIQAAIMSVCARGQKIIIGRDSHKSVVSGLILSGAEPVFAYPQYICDFGITGAITAKSIEKLLCQHPDAVAVLITRPNYYGICSSIEEISSLVHSHNKLLIVDEAHGAHLAFNEKLPPSAIKHGADICIQSAHKTLPALTQGAYLHVNGNRVDTDRLKLNLSMLQTSSPSYILMSYLDIARELMEREGAQKLDLLIDEIEWFKKELEKCPEYRVLSNSMYDFTRLVINISKLGISGYYAEKLLREKFKTQVEMADFENLVFITTTADNHETFSALLDAMKGLPKIIDYKKKTENINMNSNIIKKYYKELHNNIINNLIETNGVTNMRKAAVNNINKGVLPYEAYTAIKEKIPIYESCGRICADVITPYPPGIPVLYPGEIIEEKHIQYITAIAEIGGTINGLSHNKCVQVVK; translated from the coding sequence ATGAACCCCTACAACACCCCAATATACAACTACCTACGGGAATACGCTAAAAAAAATATAAACATATTTCACATGCCAGGGCACAAACTCTCTAGAGGAATTCCGCAGGAACTGGCTCAGGAAGTTTTGAAGCTGGATGTTACAGAAATAGAAGGCACAGACAATTTGCACTATCCAGAGGGAATTATAAAAGAGGCTGAGGAGTTGGCTGCCAAAGCATTCGGTGCTGATAAGACATTTTTTTTAGTTAATGGTTCCACTTGCGGTATTCAGGCAGCCATCATGAGTGTCTGCGCCAGAGGACAGAAAATCATCATAGGGAGAGATTCGCATAAATCCGTGGTGTCAGGGCTTATATTATCTGGCGCAGAGCCAGTTTTTGCCTATCCTCAATATATTTGTGACTTTGGAATTACTGGAGCAATAACTGCAAAAAGCATAGAAAAGTTGCTTTGCCAGCACCCAGATGCGGTGGCCGTGCTGATAACTAGGCCAAATTATTATGGTATATGTAGTAGCATTGAGGAAATAAGCAGCTTAGTGCATTCTCACAATAAGCTGCTTATTGTGGATGAAGCACATGGAGCGCATTTAGCATTTAATGAAAAGCTGCCGCCTTCTGCAATCAAGCACGGCGCAGACATTTGCATACAGAGCGCACACAAAACCCTTCCTGCTTTAACACAGGGGGCATACTTGCATGTAAATGGCAATAGAGTTGATACCGACAGGTTGAAATTGAATTTAAGTATGCTTCAAACTTCAAGTCCGTCATATATTTTAATGTCATATCTTGATATTGCTAGAGAATTAATGGAGCGAGAGGGAGCGCAAAAGCTAGATTTGCTTATTGATGAAATTGAATGGTTTAAAAAAGAACTTGAAAAGTGTCCTGAATATAGGGTCCTGTCAAATAGTATGTATGATTTTACAAGATTAGTTATAAATATTAGCAAGCTTGGTATAAGTGGCTATTATGCGGAAAAGCTATTAAGAGAGAAGTTTAAGACACAAGTTGAGATGGCAGACTTTGAAAACTTGGTATTTATTACAACAACAGCTGATAATCATGAGACATTTTCAGCATTACTAGATGCTATGAAAGGTTTGCCAAAGATAATAGATTATAAGAAAAAAACAGAAAATATAAATATGAATAGTAACATTATAAAGAAGTACTATAAAGAATTACATAATAATATAATAAATAATTTGATTGAGACTAATGGGGTTACCAATATGAGAAAAGCCGCAGTGAATAACATCAATAAAGGAGTCTTACCCTATGAAGCTTACACGGCTATCAAGGAAAAAATTCCTATTTACGAAAGCTGTGGCAGAATATGTGCAGATGTTATAACACCATACCCTCCGGGGATACCCGTTTTATATCCTGGAGAAATAATTGAGGAAAAGCACATACAATATATAACTGCTATTGCTGAAATTGGGGGCACGATAAATGGACTCAGTCATAATAAATGTGTCCAAGTTGTTAAGTAG
- a CDS encoding ImmA/IrrE family metallo-endopeptidase has protein sequence MLSDPELEKIEEKALYQRRIHVLGDESPIGNKIFNLIENTYKSYMMLYPLKTKKVAGFTRKQGENIQIFINTSFNTSFQIFAAAHELYHLIDFEENNTDEFIVCNNQDISENIDDKNKNIVELKANYFSAAFLLPASVIRNRFETFKKSDLYFEENMIIEIIKLQYEYEVPFKTVLKRLKELKLVGDNKFNKLLEINDNLTYYCKMMDDAIFKRINELESPSYRKYHSLNVPKMAYDIYRNGLISFDKLESKLNQYDKNISDFNLQRPEITPIDIDFSSFGTGDVADDED, from the coding sequence ATGTTATCAGATCCAGAGTTAGAGAAAATAGAAGAAAAGGCTTTGTACCAAAGGAGAATTCATGTTTTAGGGGATGAATCTCCAATAGGAAATAAGATATTTAATCTTATAGAGAATACCTATAAATCTTATATGATGCTATATCCTTTAAAGACAAAAAAAGTTGCAGGATTTACAAGAAAGCAGGGTGAGAATATTCAAATATTTATAAATACTAGTTTTAATACTAGTTTTCAAATATTTGCAGCTGCCCATGAACTTTACCACCTCATAGATTTTGAAGAAAATAATACAGATGAATTCATTGTTTGTAATAATCAAGATATTTCAGAGAATATAGATGATAAAAATAAAAATATAGTAGAGTTAAAAGCAAATTATTTTTCTGCTGCTTTTTTATTGCCTGCAAGTGTTATAAGAAATAGATTTGAGACTTTTAAAAAAAGTGATCTATATTTTGAAGAGAACATGATTATAGAAATAATAAAGCTGCAGTATGAATATGAAGTGCCTTTCAAAACAGTTCTAAAAAGATTAAAAGAACTTAAGCTAGTGGGTGATAATAAATTCAATAAATTATTAGAAATTAACGATAATCTCACTTATTATTGCAAAATGATGGATGATGCTATATTTAAAAGAATTAACGAGCTTGAGAGTCCAAGCTATAGAAAGTATCATTCTCTCAATGTTCCTAAAATGGCTTATGATATATACCGTAATGGTTTGATTTCATTTGATAAACTGGAAAGCAAATTGAACCAATATGATAAGAATATAAGTGATTTTAATCTTCAAAGACCAGAGATTACACCAATTGATATTGACTTTTCAAGTTTTGGAACTGGAGATGTGGCAGATGATGAAGATTGA
- a CDS encoding helix-turn-helix domain-containing protein yields MTLISDRIRELRENKKISSKDLCSILNFNPSTYSKLENNKKSIDVEELKKISEFYNVSADYILGIDKPKNDIIAYMKKDKELDDNDIKEVQMILSMMDEAIAFNEIRSRI; encoded by the coding sequence ATGACATTGATAAGTGACAGAATTAGAGAATTAAGAGAAAATAAAAAAATAAGTTCAAAAGATTTGTGCTCCATACTTAATTTTAATCCTTCAACTTATAGTAAATTGGAGAATAATAAAAAATCAATTGATGTTGAAGAACTTAAGAAAATTTCTGAATTTTATAATGTATCAGCAGACTATATTCTTGGCATTGATAAACCTAAAAACGATATTATTGCATATATGAAAAAAGATAAGGAACTTGATGATAATGATATAAAAGAAGTTCAAATGATTTTGTCAATGATGGATGAGGCTATAGCATTTAATGAAATAAGAAGCAGGATTTAG
- a CDS encoding AAA family ATPase: MELIYLYIRKYENLRSLSKKMKIEKNIKKNFIIENIGINFSDSFNCSFDKETGLKIEKVTPFYKGFYGENIKSLKVLAGKNGSGKTTILDILGMTREERCRDHLTRDNRLFTAEYFMIYHIEGDQFIIEITANITRKRKSDCWIKNLDLDSVFRKEMNMNYKLPIGYTFTYDFSENILKAGIHLFEEYKFEIFKEKKIAELVNIYYFSQSFSHRKTRSLNYKRREERDDTYLLKRQDLEEGIFEPNDYLSIYEILFDPKYEYFKAGILKTDLLIQMNDTYSSEFSLDGEFFKLDDNSIKKEKIKKIKRKIDEIEKELYIKSGLKSPRPSIFLNAKSKNNEEVNASNERINYKHRYLKSLSIRYILNALNAVIKFTYEEDSGNSLDEEFGRLKPEEVERYLELIDKNEYEVCKKTVSVFKEIADFELIRTLIWENEDNINDIQKIKKIYDFELIRKIIYRLKDIRKSVFKQIEEEFKECDDFKETLTNNILLGRYLLLRIDSINNLGKDNKYQVAFEEIFCQLCKLDESYFYEYGLIIDSRIHTINKTISELFKDINKWYTYKSDFYNDVWGKFTFSIPYVSDGERCMLDIFSKFINVLGNEERALHVILMDEPDQRLHPNWSRQFIQLLTHTIKTLNDTIIKTKGESLNVQLVISTHSTFLLSDIRKQDLILLKPDTDNSGAKRFNIELNNFNTFAANLHDIVKKSFFLDDTIGEFAKLKIEKTCKKVFGDDTNEGDKPRDTLSKRVFNDKSIFQHRYKNREITDEDIRSLEYLIDQISEPIFKKSLEKELEIRQQWLKEIKNEDEKVEEEVQVLLNKFSMLDNEKKASFIKGLINKCGVRYD; this comes from the coding sequence ATGGAACTGATTTATTTATACATAAGAAAATATGAAAACCTGAGAAGTTTAAGTAAGAAAATGAAGATAGAAAAGAATATTAAAAAGAACTTCATTATTGAGAATATAGGTATTAACTTTAGTGATTCTTTTAACTGCAGTTTTGACAAGGAAACAGGACTGAAAATTGAAAAAGTTACTCCTTTCTATAAGGGGTTTTATGGCGAGAATATAAAAAGTTTAAAGGTTTTAGCAGGTAAAAATGGCTCGGGCAAAACTACTATTTTAGACATCCTTGGAATGACGAGAGAAGAGAGATGTCGAGATCATTTAACTAGAGATAATAGGCTTTTTACAGCTGAATATTTTATGATTTATCATATTGAAGGCGATCAATTCATAATTGAAATTACTGCAAATATAACTAGAAAAAGAAAAAGTGACTGTTGGATTAAGAACCTTGACTTAGATTCAGTATTTAGAAAAGAAATGAATATGAATTACAAACTACCAATAGGATATACATTTACATATGATTTTTCTGAAAATATTCTTAAAGCAGGAATACATTTATTTGAAGAGTATAAGTTTGAGATTTTTAAAGAAAAGAAAATTGCTGAACTAGTAAATATATATTATTTTTCACAGAGTTTTAGTCACAGAAAAACTCGGTCCTTAAACTATAAGCGTAGAGAAGAGAGAGATGATACTTATTTATTAAAAAGACAAGACTTAGAAGAAGGAATATTTGAGCCAAATGATTATTTAAGTATTTATGAAATCCTTTTTGACCCCAAATATGAATATTTTAAAGCAGGAATTTTAAAAACAGATCTACTAATACAAATGAATGATACATATTCTAGTGAATTTTCTTTAGATGGTGAATTTTTTAAATTAGATGATAACTCCATTAAAAAAGAAAAAATAAAAAAAATAAAAAGAAAGATTGATGAAATAGAAAAAGAATTATATATAAAAAGCGGATTGAAAAGTCCAAGACCTTCTATTTTTCTAAATGCAAAATCGAAAAATAATGAAGAGGTTAATGCAAGCAATGAAAGAATCAATTATAAGCACAGATATTTAAAAAGCTTAAGCATAAGATATATATTAAATGCTCTGAATGCGGTGATTAAATTTACTTACGAAGAAGATTCAGGAAATAGTCTTGATGAGGAATTCGGTAGACTAAAGCCTGAAGAAGTAGAGAGGTATCTAGAACTTATTGATAAAAATGAATATGAAGTTTGTAAGAAAACAGTCAGTGTTTTTAAGGAAATTGCTGATTTTGAGTTAATTAGAACGCTTATTTGGGAAAACGAAGACAACATAAACGACATTCAAAAAATTAAAAAAATTTATGATTTTGAGTTGATTAGAAAAATTATTTATAGATTAAAAGACATCAGGAAAAGCGTATTTAAACAAATAGAAGAGGAATTTAAAGAATGTGATGATTTTAAAGAGACTCTAACTAATAATATTTTATTAGGACGTTACTTGTTACTTAGAATTGACTCTATAAATAATCTTGGGAAAGATAATAAATATCAGGTGGCCTTTGAGGAAATATTCTGCCAGCTTTGTAAACTTGATGAAAGCTATTTTTATGAGTATGGCTTGATTATTGATTCAAGGATTCATACAATAAATAAGACAATTTCAGAATTGTTTAAAGATATTAATAAGTGGTACACATATAAATCTGATTTTTATAATGATGTATGGGGAAAATTTACATTTTCCATACCATATGTTTCAGATGGAGAACGCTGTATGCTTGATATATTTTCCAAGTTTATCAATGTTCTTGGAAATGAAGAGAGAGCGTTACATGTTATATTAATGGATGAGCCTGACCAAAGACTTCATCCTAATTGGTCAAGACAATTTATTCAACTTCTTACCCATACAATCAAAACTTTAAATGATACAATCATTAAGACAAAGGGTGAAAGTTTGAATGTCCAATTAGTAATTAGTACACATTCAACATTTTTATTGTCTGATATAAGAAAACAAGATTTAATATTATTAAAACCTGATACAGATAACTCTGGAGCTAAAAGATTCAATATTGAACTGAACAACTTTAACACATTTGCTGCTAATTTGCATGACATTGTTAAGAAATCCTTCTTCTTAGATGATACGATAGGAGAATTTGCCAAGCTAAAAATTGAGAAAACTTGTAAAAAGGTGTTTGGTGATGATACTAATGAGGGTGACAAACCTAGAGATACATTATCTAAAAGAGTTTTTAATGACAAATCAATTTTCCAACATAGATATAAGAATAGAGAAATCACTGATGAAGACATAAGGAGTCTCGAATATCTTATTGATCAGATTAGTGAACCGATTTTTAAAAAATCATTAGAAAAGGAGTTGGAGATAAGGCAACAGTGGCTGAAGGAAATAAAAAATGAGGATGAAAAAGTTGAAGAGGAGGTTCAGGTTTTACTAAACAAATTTTCAATGTTAGATAATGAGAAAAAGGCATCTTTCATAAAAGGACTAATTAATAAGTGTGGTGTCAGATATGATTAA
- a CDS encoding cache domain-containing protein, which yields MNFSKSIKTIIVILFVLLNIIFCYFSVINTIEDYEVMLSQSMTQKSKAVVNFFSYPENIINILSKNKDLLTYDVNNRLLKNNILSLFESIIVPDSRISNIYFISNEGKYISYILPDKNDLPDNYFSSRDWFKEAIKGKKQFYWISHKSDFRYEEDVISCIRRVVDEYNRPIGVVGLDIEVFKLSELVQGTTVGENGYFMILDNQNKIIASTHLGTLGNYITDKSLNDQKITNYDKSLIMSMDNKKYKYSLFNFKNLPWKIINVIPVNEITKKIISDIALFTICSLVSFAFALCLYLKNKSTLSLILELRDANIKLKQYASTIEEIAVLKERNRLARDVHDTLGQTLSILIALLQVSLLSCKTNIKETEEHINEAILVTSNGLNELRRSISGLTSTKQEEDNLFDILEKLVNNFEYSGLKVDLSVNKIEQNISKSHTEVIYRICQEALTNSIKHGKATEASIILKFSDNNIKLFIFDNGIGCKKICFDNGFGLQGMQQRIKALNGDIKFGSDGENGFNIHVEIPLVITEEGNIDDKSFVSG from the coding sequence ATGAATTTTTCAAAATCAATTAAAACCATTATTGTTATACTGTTTGTTTTACTTAATATTATTTTCTGTTATTTTTCTGTCATAAATACTATTGAAGATTATGAAGTCATGCTAAGCCAAAGTATGACTCAGAAGTCAAAAGCTGTGGTTAATTTTTTTAGTTATCCTGAAAACATAATAAATATATTATCAAAAAATAAAGATTTACTTACATATGACGTTAATAACAGGCTTTTAAAAAATAATATTTTATCCCTATTTGAATCAATAATTGTTCCAGATTCAAGAATAAGTAATATTTACTTTATTTCAAATGAAGGAAAATACATCTCTTACATTTTACCGGATAAAAATGATTTACCCGATAATTATTTTAGTTCTAGAGATTGGTTTAAAGAAGCGATCAAAGGGAAAAAGCAGTTTTATTGGATATCACATAAAAGTGATTTTAGGTATGAAGAAGATGTAATTAGCTGTATACGAAGAGTGGTTGATGAATATAACAGACCCATTGGTGTGGTAGGACTAGATATTGAAGTTTTTAAACTATCTGAATTAGTACAGGGTACAACAGTAGGCGAAAATGGTTATTTCATGATCTTAGATAATCAGAATAAAATAATTGCCTCCACACATTTAGGCACTCTAGGAAACTATATAACAGATAAAAGCCTTAATGATCAAAAAATCACTAATTATGATAAAAGTTTAATTATGTCGATGGATAACAAAAAGTACAAATATAGCCTGTTTAATTTTAAAAATTTACCGTGGAAGATTATTAACGTTATCCCCGTTAATGAAATAACAAAGAAGATTATAAGTGACATTGCCTTATTTACTATATGCAGCTTAGTAAGTTTTGCATTTGCCCTTTGTTTGTACTTGAAGAATAAGTCCACACTAAGTCTAATTCTAGAATTAAGAGATGCCAATATAAAGCTTAAGCAATACGCTTCCACTATAGAAGAAATTGCTGTTTTAAAGGAACGTAACCGTCTTGCAAGAGATGTACATGATACTCTAGGACAAACACTTAGTATTTTAATAGCCCTTTTACAGGTAAGCTTACTCTCATGTAAAACAAATATTAAAGAAACCGAAGAGCACATTAATGAGGCCATTCTCGTTACTAGTAATGGATTAAATGAATTAAGGCGTTCAATTTCAGGTTTAACTTCAACAAAGCAAGAAGAAGATAACTTATTTGATATTTTAGAAAAGTTAGTCAATAATTTTGAATATTCGGGCTTGAAGGTTGATCTATCGGTTAATAAGATTGAACAAAATATATCTAAATCCCATACAGAAGTAATATATAGAATATGCCAAGAAGCTCTCACAAATTCAATTAAGCATGGGAAAGCAACCGAGGCAAGCATCATACTAAAATTCTCAGATAATAATATTAAGCTCTTTATTTTTGATAATGGCATTGGCTGTAAAAAAATATGTTTTGACAATGGGTTTGGTCTACAAGGTATGCAACAACGAATTAAGGCTTTAAATGGTGATATTAAGTTTGGTTCAGATGGAGAAAACGGCTTCAACATTCATGTTGAAATACCATTAGTAATAACTGAGGAGGGAAATATAGATGATAAAAGTTTTGTTAGCGGATGA
- a CDS encoding CXXX repeat peptide modification system protein has protein sequence MLAMKEFIGKVTEEEKNEMLNLHKKKMGLEELPSRLDSIGLSDITKNIVLEKIILESQKVKADVQAWWNRMFEKYNWKKEEGKACHINFETREIFFD, from the coding sequence ATGTTGGCAATGAAAGAGTTTATTGGAAAAGTAACGGAAGAAGAAAAGAACGAGATGCTAAATCTTCATAAAAAAAAGATGGGGTTGGAGGAACTTCCAAGCCGTCTGGATAGTATTGGTTTATCTGATATAACCAAAAACATTGTACTAGAAAAAATAATTTTAGAGTCTCAGAAGGTTAAGGCAGATGTACAGGCTTGGTGGAATAGAATGTTTGAAAAGTATAATTGGAAGAAAGAGGAAGGTAAAGCATGTCACATTAATTTTGAGACAAGGGAGATATTTTTTGATTAG